One genomic window of Bacillota bacterium includes the following:
- a CDS encoding ABC transporter ATP-binding protein has translation MQPILEMRQITKRFPGVLASDNVNISLYPGEILAIIGENGAGKSTLMNILFGLYQPDEGQIFIKGEPVKILNPNQAIAQGIGMVHQHFMLVNPFTVAENIVLGAEPRQGVFLDIDKARKAVSEVSHRYGLRVKPDATIEELPVGIQQRVEILKILYRGAEIIVLDEPTAVLNPQEIRELYAIMQNLTSQGKSIIFISHKLNEVMATSQRVTVMRRGKVMGTVATKDTSPAELANLMVGRHVFLQVDKKPTQVGRTILAVEDLVAKDVSGEKLLDRVSFEIRAGEILGVAGVEGNGQTELVEVLTGLRRASSGTVRLNGQDITQFTARQIKESKVGHIPEDRQKRGLELDFSVKENLIFGFHYKPPFAEHGFLNLPAMASHADKMIEEFDIRTPHAETMVRSLSGGNQQKVIIAREMHQNPDLLIASQPSRGVDIGAIEFIHRRIVLHRDAGKAVLLISPELSEVLSLSDRVAVIYEGQIMGILNSNEVTEEQLGLMMAGIRPEEQQHLEERRPTNG, from the coding sequence ATGCAACCCATTTTAGAAATGCGACAGATAACGAAGAGATTCCCAGGTGTGCTAGCGAGTGACAATGTCAACATTAGCCTCTACCCTGGGGAAATTCTCGCCATCATCGGGGAAAATGGTGCTGGCAAGTCTACTTTGATGAACATTCTCTTTGGCTTGTACCAGCCTGACGAAGGACAAATTTTCATCAAGGGCGAGCCGGTTAAAATTCTGAACCCAAATCAAGCTATCGCACAAGGTATAGGAATGGTTCACCAGCATTTTATGCTGGTGAACCCTTTTACCGTTGCCGAAAACATCGTTCTGGGCGCAGAGCCGCGCCAGGGGGTCTTCTTAGACATCGACAAGGCGCGCAAAGCCGTCTCCGAGGTGTCGCATCGCTACGGTCTCCGTGTTAAGCCCGACGCCACCATTGAGGAGCTGCCTGTCGGCATACAGCAGAGGGTAGAGATTCTTAAGATTCTCTATCGTGGTGCGGAGATTATCGTGCTTGATGAGCCTACCGCTGTGCTTAACCCCCAAGAGATTAGAGAACTCTACGCCATCATGCAAAACCTTACTTCGCAGGGAAAAAGCATTATTTTCATCTCCCACAAGCTCAATGAGGTTATGGCGACCAGTCAGCGTGTGACCGTCATGCGTAGAGGTAAAGTAATGGGTACGGTAGCGACCAAGGATACCTCGCCTGCTGAGTTAGCCAACCTTATGGTAGGGCGACATGTGTTCCTGCAGGTGGATAAGAAGCCTACCCAGGTCGGGAGAACTATTCTCGCGGTGGAGGACTTGGTGGCTAAGGATGTATCTGGCGAAAAACTGCTCGACCGTGTAAGTTTTGAGATTAGGGCGGGAGAGATCCTGGGAGTAGCGGGCGTCGAAGGCAATGGGCAGACTGAATTGGTGGAAGTTCTTACGGGCTTACGCCGCGCGTCAAGCGGTACCGTGCGCCTTAACGGCCAAGACATCACGCAGTTTACCGCTCGCCAAATTAAGGAGAGTAAAGTGGGGCACATTCCCGAAGACAGACAAAAGAGAGGGCTAGAGCTCGACTTCTCGGTTAAGGAGAACCTTATTTTCGGTTTTCATTACAAACCACCCTTTGCTGAACATGGCTTCTTGAATCTACCGGCCATGGCTAGCCATGCCGACAAGATGATCGAAGAATTTGACATTAGAACACCCCATGCGGAAACAATGGTCCGCTCTCTTTCGGGCGGCAATCAGCAAAAAGTCATCATTGCGCGTGAGATGCACCAGAATCCGGATTTACTGATTGCCTCGCAGCCCTCGCGCGGGGTAGACATTGGTGCCATTGAATTTATTCACCGCCGCATTGTTCTGCATCGCGATGCCGGTAAAGCGGTCCTCCTCATTTCACCCGAGTTGTCGGAGGTGCTGTCGCTAAGTGATAGAGTAGCTGTTATTTATGAGGGCCAGATCATGGGTATCTTGAATAGTAACGAGGTCACTGAGGAGCAACTCGGCCTCATGATGGCTGGTATCAGGCCCGAAGAACAGCAGCACCTTGAGGAGAGGAGACCCACCAATGGCTAG